The genome window GGAGAGCGCCGGCGCCACCTCGGTCCGGGCCAGCTCGGCGTTGGCCTCCGGATCCGTGAGCCGGTCCACGGGGACGTCCACGAACGCCGGGTCCCCGAAGGACTCCGTCACGCTGGCATCGGCCACCCGCCAGGCCGCGGCCATGGCGTCCACATACTCCGCGGACCCGGGCTCGGCCTCCGCCACCCCGAGCGCCTCGGCGACCTGCAGGAATTGCACGACGGCGGCACCGGGCAGCGGCGGTGCGGCCGAGACGTACTCGTAGTCGCCGACCGGGCCGCTGACCGGTTCGGTGGTGTCCGTCTCATAGGCGGCGAGGGACTCGGCATCGAGTCCGTCCACGGCGGTGAGGTCCTCCGCCAGGCTTCCGGTGTAGAGGGCGTCCGGGCCCTCCTCGGCCAGCGTCTCCATGGTGGCCGCCAACTCTGCCTGGACCAGGGTCTCTCCCTCCCCCAGCGGAGCGGCGCCTCCCGAGCCCTCCGCGCCCTCACCGGCTGACCCGGAGTGGAACGCGGCGATCCCCTCGATGGCGCCGGGCCCGTAGTCGGAGCGCATCCGCTGGGCCAGCAGGGGCGAGACCGGAAACCCCTCCTCGGCCAGCTCGATGGCGGGGGCCAGCAACTCGGACCACTCCAGGGAGCCGTGTTCGGCGTGCAGGGTGGCCATGCCGTCCACGAAGCCCGGGACACCGGTGCCGGAGGCCGGGATGTCCCCGTCCTGGGCCACGGTCTCGCGGTAGTCATAGGCCAGCGGGTCCCCGTCTCCGCGGGCGACCAGGGCCGAGCCACCTCCCCCGATGCCCGAGGCGAAGGGTTCCACCACGGCCACGGCGAAGGCGGTGGCGACGGCGGCATCGGCGGCGTTGCCGCCCCGTTCCAGAATCTCGGTCCCGACGTCCACCGCCGCCGGGTGTCCGGCGGCGACCGCCTGCTCCTGGAGCGCTGATGCGGAGGCGGACGGGGCCGGCGTCGTTGCGGGGGTGCCGTTCGAGGGACCGGAGACTGAGGAGGACGGAGAGCCGGAGGCCGGGTCCGATGGTTCCTCCGGGGCCGGGGAGGCGCATCCGGTCAGGGCCAGCAGCACGGCCGAGAGGACGGCCACGCAGGACAGGGCGGGGACGGAGGTGCGGGTCCGCTGCATCAGGGTTCCTCGGGTGCTCGAGTACGGCGGGCCCGAGCGATACTAACGGTTCCGTCTGTGCACGGTCTGGGCGGCGGCTGGGCGCGTCATCCAGTCGCCGTCCCTACACTGCCCACGACCTCCCCCGCCACCACCACCGCACAGGACAGAATGGCTTCCATGACCCCAGCCAACGTGCCGGCCGCCTCGGGTTCCCCCGCTGCGTCTCCGCCCTCCGGCGTGCGCCTGACAGGCCTCGACGCGGCCCGGGCTCTGGCCATCATCGGCATGATCGCGGTGAATGTGGGCCCCCGGGGTGAACCGGGGATCGCGGGATTCATGTACGACCTGCCGGTGGGGCGGGCCTCCATCCTGTTCGTGGTGCTGGCCGGCGTGGGAATGTCCTTCCTGACCGGATCCGCCCGCCGGCCCGGTGGGCGGCTGCCGTGGAGGACGGTCCTGTGGCGCTCCGCACTGCTGTTCGCCGGTGGGCTGGCCCTACAGGAACTGGGGCACGACGTCAGTGTCATCCTGGCCGTGTACGGGGTGCTGTTCCTGCTGTCCCTGCCGCTGCTGAAGGCTCCGACCCCGGTCATCGCGGCCCTGGCGGGGGCCCTGCTGGCGGTGGGGCCCGTGGTCTGGATCGGGGCGCAGCTGGCCTCCGGGACCGCCTTCCAGTTCGCTGACCCGGACCTGAGCAACGACGCTCCCCACCTGCTCCACCGGATCTTCCTCTCCGGCTCCTACCCGGTGCTGGTGTGGTGCGTCCCCTTCCTGGTGGGGCTCATCCTGGGACGGGCACCCCTCACCGACCGCAGGCTGCAGAAGCGGCTGGTGGTGTGGGGCGGGGTCGCGGCCATCGGCGCCTATGCACTCTCGCAGGTCCTGGTCCGCATGCTGGGCCAGCCGGGGAACGAGATCGGCTGGGACCGGCTCCTGTCCGCCGTCGGGCACTCGCAGATGCCGTTGTGGCTGGTCTCCAGCATCGGCACGGCACTCGTGGCCCTCGGCGGGTTCCTCTGGGCCGGGGACCTCGTGGACCGCCGCCTGGGCATGCTGGTCTCGGCCGGACGGCTCTCCCTCACGATCTACGTGGCGCACCTGTTCGTCCTCGCGGCCATCATCCGGCCGGAGCCGCACACCCTGCTCCGGGGCTACCTCATCACGATCGTGTTGTCCGCGGTGCTGGTCCTGCTGGCCCACCTGTGGGTGAAATGGCGGCCGATCGGGCCGTTGGAGCAGCTCATGCGCCTGCCCCGGCGACTCTGAGGTTCAGGCCCCGGTACCGACCAGCACGCGCTCACGGCGGCGGACCCGCTCCAATACGCGGGCCGGCAGGTTCGTGGTGATCTGCTGCACCCCGGCCCTCAGCAGCAGGTCCACGTCCTCATCCCGGTCCGCCGTCCACACCCGCAGGGTGCGTCCCGCCGCGAGCCACGCCTTCACGTCCGCCAGGTTCTCCCGCACATAGGCCAGCCCCGGCCCGGCGATGCCCGCGCGGCCCTCCCAGATCAGCCGTTCCGCATCCGCCACGGCCTGCCGCAGCGTGGCCCGCACGGCAGCGCGGCTGAGCGGACCCAGGTTGAAGCGGCTCGGCACCGGCGCGTCCGGGACCACGGAGAGCAGCTGACACAGGTGCTCGGAGCCCACCGACGGCGCGAGGTACTGCAGGGAACCGGCGTAGAAGCTCATGAAGGTCACCTCGACCGCCCCGATCCTCGAGGTCTCCGGATCCCAGCCGGCGCCCAGCAGCCAGGACAGGGCGCGTTCCTCAAGCTCATGGCCGAAGGGGCTCGGATGCTTGAGTTCCAGGGCCAGCCGCACGGGACGGCCGGCGGCGGCGAGCAGCTCGACCAGGTCCGGCAATGTCAGCAGCTGGGCCGAGGCCGGGCCGTACTCAGCCGGAATCCGCGCCCCCTTCCATCGGTGGAAGTCGAGCCGGCGCAGCTGGGCCAGCGTGTGGTCGGCCACCGGTCCGGACCCGTCGGAGGTGCGCTCCAGGGTCGGATCGTGCAGGCAGACCAGGTGCCGGTCCCGGGTCAGGTGGACGTCCACCTCCACGCCGTCCGCGCCCTCGGCGAGCGCGTGCAGGAACGCCGCGCGGGTGTTCTCGGCGTAGGCTCCGGAGGACCCCCGATGGGCGATCACCAGCGGTCGTCGCAGCGGCCGGTGCCGGTCAGCGTCGGTAGGGTTCGGGGTGGTGCCGGGGCTCGGGGTGTCGGACACGCCCTCAGGTTACGGGGCCCGTCCCGAGAGAACCGCCGGCGAGAGGCGACAGGCTGGTTAACTTGTGCTGACACTTTGATCCCCGCCGGAGGACCCATGGATAACCAGATGCCCGACGCCGGCCCCTCCGAGGCCCAGCGCGCCTCCGCCCTGCGCCGGATGAAGGGGGTGGCCACGGGCGTCCTGGTGCTGCTGGCGGTGGTCTTCGTGGTCTCCTTCGCCCTGCAGGACGACTACCCCTGGCTGCGGTATGTCCGGGCGGCAGCGGAGGGCGGCATGGTGGGCGCCCTCGCCGACTGGTTCGCGGTCACCGCCCTGTTCCGGCACCCGATGGGCCTGAAGATCCCGCACACGGCGATCATCCCGCGGAAGAAGGACACCATCGGGGAGTCCCTGGGAGCCTTCGTGCAGGAGAATTTCCTGGACGGGGAGGTGGCCCGGGAGAAGCTCGCCGGACTGAAGCTCGCCGGCCGCGCCGGGGCCTGGCTGCGCCAACGCCCGCATGCGGAGCGGGTGGCGGCGGAGGTGTCCGCCTCGGCCGAGCGGATCCTGGACGCCATGGACGATGTCCTGGTGCGGGACCTGGTGGCCAACCTGGCCCAGAAGCACATGATCGAGCCCGATTGGGCGCCCACCCTGTCCGAGGTCCTGGGCAAGGTGACCGCCGAGCGTCACCATGACCAGGTGGTGGACCTGGTGGTGTCCCGGACGGGGGACTGGGTCACCCGGCACCCCGAGTTCTTCCTGAACAGCGTGCGGCAACGCTCCCCGCAGTGGGTGCCGGGCGTCGTCGACCAATTGCTGGCCGAGCGGATCCATGCCGAGGCCCTGAAGTACCTCGCCGCCGTGCGGGAGGACCCGGACCACGAGCTGCGCCGCTCCGTGGACGACTGGCTCGCGGATCTGGTGACCGACCTGCACCGGGATCCGGCGACCAGGGCGAAGGTGGAGCAGGCCAAGAGGGAGCTGTTCAACGATCCGCGCATGCGGGAGTGGGCCGAGCGGGCCTGGGCCACGACCAAGTCCGCACTGCTGACCCAGTTGCGGGACCCCGGCTCAGACCTGCACCTGGCACTGGTGGCTGCCCTGCAGGACCTCGGCGTCCGGCTCGAGGAGGACCCGGCCCTGGCGGACCGGGTGGACGGCTGGGCCTCCGACGGCGCCCAGCACCTGGCCCGCCGCTACGGACCGGAGCTGGTAGGGATCTTCGGGGAGACCATCCAACGCTGGGACGGCCGGCAGGCCTCCCGCACCATCGAGCTCTACCTCGGCCGGGACCTGCAGTTCATCCGTATCAACGGCTCCATCGTCGGCGCCCTGGCCGGCCTGGCGATCTACACGGTCGCCACCCTGGCCTTCGGTTAGCTGCACCGACCGGGGCGGCTCATCGGCCGCGCGTGCGATTCCGGCGGTGCTCGGCGCGGGCAGCCTCGACGTCGGCCGCGAACCCGGCCGGGTCCTCCGCCTTCAGGGCGTCGAGGGTCCCGTCCGCCCGCAGTGCCTCGATGTCCGCGCGCACGCCCTCCTCGAGCAGGTCCGCCAGGTCCGGATCCGTCCCGGCGTGCTCCGAATCCGCATCCACATCCGCTCCGGCCGTCACACGCCCCGCTCCCCGGGAGCCGCCGGCGGAGCCCTTGGGCTTCTTGCCGGCCGGCAGGGCCTGGAGGTCCGTCACCAACCGCCCGGGCAGTGATTCCGGCAGCGGCCCGAAGATGTTCTGGGCGGCCTTGATGACGCTCTTGCCCATGGCCCGGTTGCCGACGCCGCCGATCACGGCGCCCACCCCGAACGGCACCAGTCGGCCGAGCATGCCGGCACCCTGACGGACGATGAACTTCTTCATGAACATGCGCTTCATCTGCTGGAACAGCACATCGGAGATGCCGGATGCCCCGGAGATCGCGGCCACGGCGCCGCCCAGGGGGCCGGATCCGGAGCCGTTCGCCTGGGTGGTGAAGTCCCGCAGGAGCTTGCGGCCGTCGTCACCGAGCATCACGGCCATGACGAGGGTCTGCGCGCGCTGCGGGTCATCGGTGGTCACCCCCATCAGTTCGGCCACGGACTGGGCGTACAGGGCCGTGGTCTCGAGGAAACCGATGGTGGCCGCGGCGGAGAGGCCCAGGGCGGCGGCCGTGCCGACCCCCGGCACCACGGCGGTGCCCCCGACGGCGGCCCCGCCCCCGGTGACCGCGGTCAGGTACTGCTTGCCCAGGCGTTCGGCGAGCTGTGCAGGCGTCTCGTCCGGGTGCGAACGGCGCAGGCGGTTGAGGTTGCGCAGCACCAGCGGGCGCTGGACCTCCACGGCCCGGAGCACGATCTTATGGAACGCCGGCGTCGGGTTCCCATGCGGATCCACGGCCCGGTTCAGGGCGAAATCGGTCGCCTTCTGCCCGGCGACGGTCGAGATGATCGATTTCTTTGCCATGGTGGTGGCCTCCTGGAGCTGGTGGATCCTGCCGACGACGCTACCGGAGCGCGTGCTTCAGGAAGATCCGGACATCCCGGGCCTCCTCGGCGCTCATCCCGTGCCCCATCCCCTCATAGGTGCGAGCCGTGAGCCGGGTGTTGTCCTCAAGCCAGTCCGCCGTGTACGCGATGGCGTCCGGGTTGATGACGAGGTCCTCCACGTCCCGGCCCCAGAAGAAGGGCCTGGGTCCCGGGCCCTCGGGGGGTGAGTCCAGGGTCTCCAGCAGCGGGTTGGAGAGCACGAAGCCGCTGAGGCCCACCACGCAGGTGAAGGCCTCCGGGCGGAGCCGGTACACCGTGGACGCCATGGCCATCCCCTGGGAATGGCCCAGCACCGAGACCGTCCGGAATCCGCTCCGGGTGACCTCCTCGGCGTCCAACAGGTCGAAGACGCGATGGGCGGCCGCCACCACCTCGGCGAAGTCGTTCGTC of Citricoccus sp. K5 contains these proteins:
- a CDS encoding gamma-glutamyltransferase; translated protein: MQRTRTSVPALSCVAVLSAVLLALTGCASPAPEEPSDPASGSPSSSVSGPSNGTPATTPAPSASASALQEQAVAAGHPAAVDVGTEILERGGNAADAAVATAFAVAVVEPFASGIGGGGSALVARGDGDPLAYDYRETVAQDGDIPASGTGVPGFVDGMATLHAEHGSLEWSELLAPAIELAEEGFPVSPLLAQRMRSDYGPGAIEGIAAFHSGSAGEGAEGSGGAAPLGEGETLVQAELAATMETLAEEGPDALYTGSLAEDLTAVDGLDAESLAAYETDTTEPVSGPVGDYEYVSAAPPLPGAAVVQFLQVAEALGVAEAEPGSAEYVDAMAAAWRVADASVTESFGDPAFVDVPVDRLTDPEANAELARTEVAPALSSAAEPAEPAEPAEAGNTTHLTVVDDEGLTVSMTNTITSFWGGAESSTVGGFFLNNQLSRFESLDTPANQPEPGRKSVSWSAPSLVLDSEGRVVMGLGSPGGQVIPSILATVMVPWALQEAPLQEAVDSPRHYLQDGVLSLEEQPAQDVAALIRQRGWQPRVTERADAVFGSVQALEIDYETGTITGAQDSRREGDVAVVPAD
- a CDS encoding DUF418 domain-containing protein, which gives rise to MTPANVPAASGSPAASPPSGVRLTGLDAARALAIIGMIAVNVGPRGEPGIAGFMYDLPVGRASILFVVLAGVGMSFLTGSARRPGGRLPWRTVLWRSALLFAGGLALQELGHDVSVILAVYGVLFLLSLPLLKAPTPVIAALAGALLAVGPVVWIGAQLASGTAFQFADPDLSNDAPHLLHRIFLSGSYPVLVWCVPFLVGLILGRAPLTDRRLQKRLVVWGGVAAIGAYALSQVLVRMLGQPGNEIGWDRLLSAVGHSQMPLWLVSSIGTALVALGGFLWAGDLVDRRLGMLVSAGRLSLTIYVAHLFVLAAIIRPEPHTLLRGYLITIVLSAVLVLLAHLWVKWRPIGPLEQLMRLPRRL
- a CDS encoding glycerophosphodiester phosphodiesterase family protein, which codes for MSDTPSPGTTPNPTDADRHRPLRRPLVIAHRGSSGAYAENTRAAFLHALAEGADGVEVDVHLTRDRHLVCLHDPTLERTSDGSGPVADHTLAQLRRLDFHRWKGARIPAEYGPASAQLLTLPDLVELLAAAGRPVRLALELKHPSPFGHELEERALSWLLGAGWDPETSRIGAVEVTFMSFYAGSLQYLAPSVGSEHLCQLLSVVPDAPVPSRFNLGPLSRAAVRATLRQAVADAERLIWEGRAGIAGPGLAYVRENLADVKAWLAAGRTLRVWTADRDEDVDLLLRAGVQQITTNLPARVLERVRRRERVLVGTGA
- a CDS encoding DUF445 domain-containing protein; translated protein: MDNQMPDAGPSEAQRASALRRMKGVATGVLVLLAVVFVVSFALQDDYPWLRYVRAAAEGGMVGALADWFAVTALFRHPMGLKIPHTAIIPRKKDTIGESLGAFVQENFLDGEVAREKLAGLKLAGRAGAWLRQRPHAERVAAEVSASAERILDAMDDVLVRDLVANLAQKHMIEPDWAPTLSEVLGKVTAERHHDQVVDLVVSRTGDWVTRHPEFFLNSVRQRSPQWVPGVVDQLLAERIHAEALKYLAAVREDPDHELRRSVDDWLADLVTDLHRDPATRAKVEQAKRELFNDPRMREWAERAWATTKSALLTQLRDPGSDLHLALVAALQDLGVRLEEDPALADRVDGWASDGAQHLARRYGPELVGIFGETIQRWDGRQASRTIELYLGRDLQFIRINGSIVGALAGLAIYTVATLAFG
- a CDS encoding alpha/beta hydrolase produces the protein MRETLSTGHHVVWSRPESQRHGTDLVLVVHGYGANEVRAAQAYFGMLPENATGLAVRGGFEIDAGAAPVMEGTDGAGSGPGPDPGAWGWFLLDYFLTNDFAEVVAAAHRVFDLLDAEEVTRSGFRTVSVLGHSQGMAMASTVYRLRPEAFTCVVGLSGFVLSNPLLETLDSPPEGPGPRPFFWGRDVEDLVINPDAIAYTADWLEDNTRLTARTYEGMGHGMSAEEARDVRIFLKHALR